Genomic window (Rosa chinensis cultivar Old Blush chromosome 6, RchiOBHm-V2, whole genome shotgun sequence):
aatgcatgcatttgtgaaattggcatcgatatttgcaagatagttagtgtgaatcacccgacagtcccatgttcccattaatttgaaaatccaaatttaatttcttgcttgataattagttgtttgcttttattttagtttgcatttaatttagttaattcccaattcaaaattccaaaacaaaattctaccttccattgtgcataaatcatttgggctacaagttagtggctttgattaggcttagtgtgagttAAGCCAAGCATTGCCGAGGTTTGGtgctttgtgaatattattttaatttattttatttttatttttcattgtatgcattTGAGTTGTCTAGCGCCAATTatctcggttaggtccaacaccaaatccccgaggtacgataatcaaggttttaatacttcccttacttgacaggATTCGTATGCTTGCGAGAGTATATGCATCAAGTCATTTTGCTACCATGGTTGTGCGTTAACCATGGAATGACTGTTCTTGCACTTCTGTTAATTaataaattcataaataaataatcCTATGCTATTTATTCTGTTTTCATAATCACAAATATGATGATGTACACTGTACAGAGGATTAGGGCATTTGAAAATGTTGATTTGAAGTGGAATTCCATTAATACAGACATTTGAAGATACCTAAACCATGATCGGAGACCAAAATACACACTGAACttacttttgttgttgttgttgttttttttttttttcgtgttgGGAGAGAAgggaaaataaatattttttttcccgaTGGAGTTAATATATCCCAATTTAGTATTGCATCTTGATGAATTTTAAGAACTCTTAAACTCAGTTCCATGATTAATTTTTTGAACTCACATAGCAGATTCTCAATTGTGATGCTCAAGATGAGTTCATTAATATTGATGATGCATGATCAAGCTGATAAACAATTTTCTAATTCTCAGGTCCATCAAAGATGAGCATATATAGGATTATATTGAATTTGGTAATAAGAGTTCTCTAGTACCCAAATCATAAACAATCTGATTATTTGattcataattatgaaaatagaaTGAATAATATAGGATTGATTCTTGAAGAATTTATTAATTAACACAAGTGCAAGAAGTCATTCCATGGTTAGTATGCAGCCATGGAAGTAAAGAGAAATAGgaaaggaagaacaaagaaggAACTTGACGAtaaatcccttttttttttttggagttaatGGAAAGTTAACTAAGGTTTAgatgaaaaactaaaaattggTGGAATAATGATGTGTCAATTGTCAAGACCCTTAGATTAGAAAGAAAATCAAGATTTTAAGAAATTGACGTAAATTCACAACCTCCTCACTTTAGAAGAGCCGGATCCATAAATTTGTACTGTATAGTTCACATTATTTCCCTTCCTTACCAAAGATACCCATAGTAATCCATTCAAGATCTTAAATCCTTTTTTTGCATTTATTCACAATACATACGCGCAGTGCAGCCTAATTAATTTCAGTAATGAGGATATCCCTACAAATGGAAAGCATTGTTTCTGTTATGTGTTCCAAAATATCGAGAGCATCACTACTTCCAGCTTCATTCTTAACATTATTGGTATGTTTCCTGATTTGGCTGTGGTGGTTCATTCCAGTGGCACTGAACATTCTTTATGAATGGAGACTGCTTAGTGCTTTGCAAGACCAAACGCACAGGTTGGGCTCCCTCCAGACAAACCATAGCAAAAGCAGTAACATGGCAACATCTCCTTGGTATTACCTCAAAGAAGTGAGCAAGCCAGTCACGTTTTAACTGGCTATTGTTATCAAGGTTCGACAATCCAATAATATCAGAACTAGGAGTTTGCGACCCTTGACTCCCTCACCATTTATCAGGTTCATTCCCATGCATAATAAGATCATTCCTCTCATTAGTAGAAAGTATATCCAAGTGTTGTACATAGAAATGGAATCCACCTAAATAGCCCTGCTGGATTATACTATTTTCTCAATGCCATAAGAATTTGCATTGAAACTACTGAATTTAGCTTTTACACTTGGTAGACTGGTAGCTACTATGCTGCTTCTAACAATTTTCAAAAGTCAGCTGTATCAAAAGATTTAAAACGAGCAGTCCACCATTCACAATTTGTTGATTAATAACAGCTTTCCCATTAGATTCCAGGTACACGTTGAGGAACAGAGTTAAAAAACTTGCTTTACCACTTCTAGAACGAACATTGTTGGACCTCATTACTAGTGTAAGGTAGCCGCCTGCCAACAATTCCTTGATTGAACACCAGCTTCCACATCCTCATTCTGCAGAATAGTATATTAACTTGTTAAGAATCAGTATGAGAGGAGAGCTTAGCACCTTTAAGAGGTTTTGCACAGCTAAGATCCAGAATTACTGGTTTCCGAATACAAGTATCAGCAACATACGAGTCATCAGTAAACATCAAAGAGTTCTCAATGATAAGACTAGCGTCATGGTCAGAGATACCTTTTGTAGCTGAATACTTGAACGATCGCATTGGGGCATCAACAACCTGAGTATGGCCTTTTCTTTATGAAGGACAGTGATCAATACCATGACCATAGCCCTCACAACCAAAGTTAGACCAAATGGTAGGGATCACTGCCCTTCAAGTCCTGAGTATGGCCTATTGATTGTTCAACTTTCAAGTCTTTGGAATTTAAGATGGTTGGTCATCTTATAATCTTCAACATGGAAAAGAAGAGGCAACTACGAAATCGATCTTTGTCAAATAGAGACTTCCAATATATCATCTGAATAGTTTTTGGAGAAGATTATATGTTTCTCACTTATTTCAAAAGAAATATTCACATATAACATTGGACATAGTATTGATATCATATAAAGATAAACAGTAAGTCTTGCTGTCAAACTATAATTCATAACAATTGAACTCTTTGAAGTAGTGTAGAACTCATTACTGATAAAAGTAAGTAGGGTGCTCAGCGTTTGAGGTGCTTCTATATTCTGAAACATCCTAAAATAGTTGGGTTGAAGTGCTGAATTGAAATAATGACTTCAAAATATAGATTCCCTGCACATCTGATACACTGACCTCCTTCCTTACTCTCCCAACCACGTCTGAATTTCCTTAGCAGCATAGGATACATCCAGCAGATTCAAATTGCTTGATTTGAGACTTAAAGAAACAATAGTAAGGAGTCCAATTTGCTAGAGTACCACTTACAGAAGCTTGGTTGGATGCCTGCAATATTAATTGACATTCCCCAAATTAATGAAGGTTAAAACTGAATCAAAAACCTCTTTGCCCTTCCATTTCAAAATGAACAAAAGAGTTGCAGCAAAAGTAGTCAAATATTTAGGTGTGTGAGTTTCAGCTTCAAGGTTAGAGAACAGCCAATGCTCAAACTGTAAAGAAAGAGAGCAGGTGAAGGTGAAATCATACCAAGTTAAGACTATATCTTTAAAAAGATAGTAAAGTGCCTGAGGAAATTATCCTGatactccacataatttttACATCTAGGACACACTGGATCAGCAGTTAACTTCCATCAGCATCTATGGATATTAGATAGAATTTTTCCATCTTTAACAACCCATAAGAGGTGAAAATCTTAGGAGGGAGATTAATTTTTCAAATAACATAGTAGCTAAAATTCCATCACGAGCTCAAAGCTTTCTCTTCATCAACAGAGAATACTCTGATTTCAAGGGGCCTATGACGTCAATTttctcttgttgttgttgttcttcttcttcttctcttcccaaACAGTCTTCTTTCTCACAACAATTGAGTTAATTTTCATAAACATCTGGTAAGTACTCTTATCCCTTACTGGTGTTCCACTTTTTCAACAACTTCCCAGAAAACAGTCTTCTTTCTCACAACAATAGACTTAATTTTCATAAACATCCGGTAATTACTCTGATTCCTTACTGGTGTTCCACTTTTTTCAAATACTTCCCAGTGATTCCTCCTTCTgatattcctttaatttttttcaaaagaaacCTTTGTGACACATTCAATTGAAGCATCCCACCAATCACCAACTTATATATTGTCAAATTTTCTGAGTgttacttaaacattaacaagCCATAAGGTCCATATGATGAACAGTATATCAAATGTActgtttccttttcattttggaTAAAGATGAGACCCATGACATGAATGAGCATGTATTAAGTGGTGGCCGATTCTTTTAATAGGTTCCCTGATCTAATCCATTACCCTTAAGACTTTGCATCTTAACAGTTCATAAGAAGACAGAAAAACTTACGTCTGGTTTGACAATTAAGAAGTTGCTTATATCAAATGTATGTACAGACAAAATTACCAACCCATAAATCGAAATTGGTCAATAATCTAAGACAAGTAAATACAACACATGAATCAGTGAGCTAAATCCCAAACAAGATATGTTACTCATATCTATCCACACATGTAAGAAATCATTAATATCACAAGGACCAACTCCTCAGAATGTTAAGATATTATGTCCTGTTAGATAGGATTTTTCTAACTGCTTTATGTTACGAACAATAAATTTTGAAATCAACATGGAGATGAATACATAACATTACTGTGCtcacttttttattttcctctCTGATTACCCAGAAACCCCTCTTTTGGGTGGGGGTGACCATTGATATGCTCCTCAAAAGTCACACATGATCATCAATAGAATAAGTTAACAACACAAAGAAGCAGTACTTGCTAATAAAGGGTTGCCACTTGACGCCATAACTTCCATTCAAATTTCTTTTCTAATAAAGGGTCATACCATAAATTAGGATAACCAAAGATTTTCAATCCCCAATTTATAATGAGTTTAAGGTTTCTTCTTGATCTCTCATCAATTAGGTTTTGGACAGTGAAAGCATCTCAACCTGCCTATCAAACAAAATTAGCGTTCCAAGTTAATAACTTGCATATGCAGTTCCTTTAAATGTCATTGGCTTTTGTTAAGCTGCCACTATTCCTCACTTTCACAGTTTATCATTGTTGGCAAACAACCTCCTACTGATTAAAAAAGAAAGCCAATACTGAAAGAGTAACTTGCTTCCACACATTAAATGTAACTGGTATGTCTTTCAGCTGTAAAACCCAAAATTCAACAAAAAGCCAATACAATCCAAACTACAACACTAAGATTTAATAAACCTTCACTTACTTGAACAGCTAGCTAATTTGTTTTTGAATCACTACCAAATCACTCAAATGACTATCAACATTTTCTCCTCCAGCTTATTAATTCCTATGGAGAATTAATGCTGGTTTAACCCATGGATCAAGGCCGGAAGTAATTGCAAAGAATGGGGTCTAACAGTTGCTTGTTAAGAACTTACTTGTATGGATGGCGTATTAAGATGACCGGCAGGAAGTGGTCTGCCAGGGTTCTTGGCCAAGCTTCATAGTTAATGGGTTGATAACAAAGAATACATCAATAACCACCGTCCCCTTCACGCTCTGAATTCTATTCACCACCATATTCCAAACTCTACAGAAGATTAAAgattataagaaaataaatgtatTCTGGTAGGTAGCAGTATGAAAATCATTTTCGACAACTCCTGGCCCCTGCTTTCAGGATACAGAAGCCAACTAACAGCGAAATTTACATTCAATGAAGGTAGAACATTAACCAACTGAGAACAGTCAAAATATACTAGATCTAAGGTAACAAACTAAAGAACTGAAAAATGTTGTACATAAACATACACACCATGTAGGTCAATTATTAGGAATTTATACACATCAAAGGCTGCACAGTTATTGGTGATTGGTATTCCTTCAAAAGTAAAGATTTATAATTCAACCTAGAGAAGTTTGGGTCAAGAAGTTATTTTAATCTTTGGGGGCCAAAGGACAAGTGTAATAGTAGACTGAAGTGAAATGACTACAAACAATTATTTTTTTGATAACAAAGACATGAAcatgcaccaacataaatatatatgaCACATACCATCACGAGAAACTAGTACTTCACAacgagaaaaaggaaaaaaaagaaaaatgatgcaTTCCGAATGTACTATAGGAAAGAGAGAAATAAACTTCTGTCATGTCAAATGGAACAATGAATGAGTAAGACTACAACCTGCTGTGTATTACAATCCACAACAGATAGCTAACATCCAAATCCAGATGCGAAACCTAACAACCAACAACCCTCTCTGGTCAGTATAACAATAAAAGAGTGAAACAAAAAGAGTGAAAGTAGACAACTATTGGTGATTGTGCTGTGTGCATTCAATAGTAAATTGAAACTTTAAAACCGTCCACAAAAATCTGGCGGTATTCAATGATGATTTTTAGAGAGCTTAAAAAAGTTAGATGGTAATCAAAAAGGATATCACAGATCCATTCTAACACCCAAAGGTTTCCAAGGAAGTCAGATGTGTTTATCTTTATTCAGCTGAGAGACTGACCAGTTTGACAAGCCACATGGTGCATATTATCAAAAGCATTTTGAACCAGTTGAACCCATGGGATAGCCCTCTCCTTTTGATGGGAACCATGACCCCAATTAAAATCCATTAAGTGGTGGCTATTGTTATAATAAATTCTTTTAGCACATGAGTCTCAACATATTGCATcttgaaaattcaaaaaaaagaaggaaacacTTATGACGGGTACAGTTTTAATCTGACAGTAAAGAAGTTGCGCATATCAAATGTACGTAGTATGTTCCATAAATCACAAGACTCAGGTCCACATACAGAATAATATCTAACCGATATATCAATATTGTCTAATAATAAACATACTACCTAGTGGTGAACTCAatccaaaacaaaatatattacTCATTCTTAGCAATCCAAACATCTATTAAAAACTGATTAAAAACCAAGTTTATTCAGAGTGTCACGCTATTGTATAGTGAGCTAGGATTTTGCAGGTGCTAGATGTGCCTAACAACTGATTCTGAAATAATCAAACATGAAAAATGCGAATGGGGAAACATAGAATTATTGTACTCCctttctttcctcttttttGAATACCCAGAAATCCCCCAAACCTGCTTTTTGCTTATTTGGGTCAAACTGGGGCCTCCTGCCAAACTCTACAATCTTAACCAGACCCTAATCTTAAGAGACAAGAAACTCTAGCAAATAGCTAGGTAGGTACTGTTAGGGGGCTCAAACCATTAATGTGCTCGTAAGTAGTTGCACATGACCATGAGTAGAATAAGTAACCAACAAAAAGAGGCATTACCTGCTCTTTCCATATCAGCCGTACAGAAAGAAGATAGATTGTCTTCTTATAGTGTTCAAATGGGATGCTTGTTGCCACCGCTTCCATCCCCAACTATGTTCTCATGAAGAAGGGTCATTCAATAGATTAGATCTAAGTATCTAACCAAACATTTTCTCTTTTGTCACCCTCTGGACACTTCCACCCTTGAAGGAACAGTAAGAACATTGGCAATGTGCCAACTGAGGGATAAGAACCTTTGGATCTTTTTTGTTACTATAGCTGTACCAAGATTCATAGGACAATAAGTTAATCAAATCTGTACCAAACTATAAACAGTACAGCTctaaaaagaaacaagaagtaCTAGCCACTATGGAAAGATCCAAAATACTGTATCCTATCTTGCAGTTAAGCATTGCACTTACAACAGAATTTATGTGTCCAATTGTTTCAACTATTAGAGATTTACAACAATTATATGCTAATCCTAAATGCAGAGAAAGTCAGGGAAAATAATGAATTTGATCTTGTCAAGAACATCTGTCTACACTCTACACAGAATCTATGACCTCAATAATGGACAAAGTACATTTTTAACAATTGTGCCAAGAGAAAAGGTCAGTACATAATATCTTAGATAGTGGTGATACCATGATGTTATTTAGAATAGCACCTGCTTTCATAGATAAGCCTTGGGgtgggtattttttttttggtttgtggtggtggtggtggggtgtGGGGTGTGTGTAAGTGACATTTACCACTGAAGAATTAATTAGATAATGCTACAAATGCATTTGTGTGCCACTAACCTTTCTTATAGAACTTGAGGATATATGATATTAAACTTTCTATGTGCCTACATCCAGAAAATGAAGGGTGAGGGCTTCAAGTGGAGTTTGGAAAGGTACTATCGAGAAGGGACTCTGTTAATCAAATACACTGCACAGTACAGAGCCTTACCCCAGAGATGTATGGGTACATgctaataaataaataaaagcgcGAGTCACTTCCAAAAGGTGATGGTTTTTGCATTCTGCCACACCAATTTGTTGTGGAGAGTGGGAGTGCTAGCATGGAAAATAACAGTACTGTATCCGATTGGGCTCTCCTGAAGCATCTTGAGATGCTAACATTCAAAATATGACCTCAATAGATTCCCCAGATATCTGATATAGCTCTTCAGTCAAGGATGCTAAGGTAAAATATATATTATCTGTTTTTGGGTGACTTTTATCACCAGAAATAAATATATGAACTCCATTATCCACGTATAACCAACTGCAACCAGCAGTCTTCTTGACCTCTTTCcctttcatcttcttcctcaatctccCAACCTCCTTCCAGTTTCCCTCAGCGGCATAGAAATTAGCCAACTGCACATACCGATCACCGGTACCTCCTCCAAGTTCTAGAAGTCTCTCCTCTGCCTCTCTAGCAAGTATTGTATTTCCATTTACCCGACAAGCATTCAGGAATGCCCCCCATACACTGGTATCCAATTCTATACGGATATTTCTTATCAATGCTTTTGCCTTCTCAAGTTGATCAGCCCTGCCATACAAGTCAATCATACATGCATAGTGATCCAGTTCAGGCAATATGTTATAATCTTTTGTCATGGACCAGAAAAATTGCTCACCCAATTCCACCAAACAAGAGTGACGACAAGCTGAAAGAAGTGCTAAAAATGTGACTGCATCAGGGGTAATACCTCTCTTCAACAGTTCTTTGAAGATTTGGATAGCTTTAGTTTCACAACCATGGTGAGCATAACCAGCTAATATCACATTGTAAATGATTATATCTCTGTCAAAAACACTTTTAAAAATCTTTTCCGCATAAGTAATATTCCCAGATTTTGAGTACATATCAATCAAAGCACTGAACAATTTCTTGTCTCCTTCAATGTTATTCCTGAAGATGTAAGCATGAATCTGCTTCCCAGGGTCCAGGGCAGCTTGAATTGCACAGGCACCAAGCACACTAATGAGAATCAAAGCATCAGGAACAATTACTTCCTTTTCCCTGAACTCGCTCAAAAGCTTAAATACAGCTTCAAATTGTTGTGATTTGAGATATCCAGAAAACAAAGCTGTCCATACAACCATACTCCTTTCAGCCAATGAATCAAAAAGTAACCTTGCTTCTACTAGGTTACCTTGAGAGGTATGACCCGAGATCAATGAAGTGATTGAAAACGAATTTCTAATTCCCATTGCTGCATGAACTGACTTTGCATAACTCATATTTCCACACTTACAATAGACATCAACAATCCCACTACTTATAAACGGATTAGAACTCATCCCATTCTTCAACACAAAACCATGGACTTCCTTTCCTAGTTTGAAGTTCCTCAAACCAGAGCAAGCACTCAAAACACTAGCAAAAGTATGCTCATTCCATCGAAATCCATCTTCCGCCATGTGAACAAACAAATTCAATGCCTCCTCTACAAAACCATTCTGCACATACCCTGAAATCATTGTGTTCCAAGACACAGTATCGTTAATCTCCGGTTCTCTCCAAAAAAGATCAACCGCCATATCCAATTTTCCTTCTCTACAACAAGCTGCCACCATTGCATTCTTCGAAACCGAGTCAACCATCCCTCTATATCCACTAAACACGCGCCAAGCATAACGAAAACACCCGCACTTAGAGTACATATCAATTAAAGAGCTCACCGCAAACCCACTCAGATCATTGGCAGTTCTCACCATACACGAATGCAACTGCTTTCCATAACAAACCACCTCTAACTTGGCACTCAAGTTAAGCATGGTAGTTAGAGTAACCTCATCAACTCTAATCCGATCATCCCGCGACTGCATTTCGGCAAACAACCCAAGCGCACAAGCCTCGTAACCTTCTGTGCTTGTGTAGCCAGAGAGCATAGAGTTGTAAGTGACCAAATCTTTGAAAGAAGCGGTGTCGAATAGCTGCCGGGCTTGTTGCAAGTTGCGTGATCTGATGTGGGTGGAGATTATGGCGTTCCAAGAGTAGACGTTCCGGTGGGGTATTTCGTCGAACAGCTTCTGGGCGTCTTGAATGAGGCCATGTCTGGAGTAACGGTGGATGAGTTGGTTGGAGGTGAAAATGCCCAGTGTTAAACCAGATTTTATGGATTGAACGAGGGAGATGAGAGCCTCTTTCAGAGACTGCATTTAC
Coding sequences:
- the LOC112174535 gene encoding putative pentatricopeptide repeat-containing protein At3g18840, yielding MQSLKEALISLVQSIKSGLTLGIFTSNQLIHRYSRHGLIQDAQKLFDEIPHRNVYSWNAIISTHIRSRNLQQARQLFDTASFKDLVTYNSMLSGYTSTEGYEACALGLFAEMQSRDDRIRVDEVTLTTMLNLSAKLEVVCYGKQLHSCMVRTANDLSGFAVSSLIDMYSKCGCFRYAWRVFSGYRGMVDSVSKNAMVAACCREGKLDMAVDLFWREPEINDTVSWNTMISGYVQNGFVEEALNLFVHMAEDGFRWNEHTFASVLSACSGLRNFKLGKEVHGFVLKNGMSSNPFISSGIVDVYCKCGNMSYAKSVHAAMGIRNSFSITSLISGHTSQGNLVEARLLFDSLAERSMVVWTALFSGYLKSQQFEAVFKLLSEFREKEVIVPDALILISVLGACAIQAALDPGKQIHAYIFRNNIEGDKKLFSALIDMYSKSGNITYAEKIFKSVFDRDIIIYNVILAGYAHHGCETKAIQIFKELLKRGITPDAVTFLALLSACRHSCLVELGEQFFWSMTKDYNILPELDHYACMIDLYGRADQLEKAKALIRNIRIELDTSVWGAFLNACRVNGNTILAREAEERLLELGGGTGDRYVQLANFYAAEGNWKEVGRLRKKMKGKEVKKTAGCSWLYVDNGVHIFISGDKSHPKTDNIYFTLASLTEELYQISGESIEVIF